CATTACCGCTTAGATGCCGATTCAAAATGGCGTATAAAGAGAATAACTGGCACAAAGCAACAGGAAATGCAGGAAGAACTGCATACGTTTTCTGAATGGAGACACATCCTGGAAACTAACGGTTTTAAAGTGGTAAAGTATTACAAAGATAGGTTTTTCGTAAAGAAAAAAAACATCTTAAAAAATCTGCTGTTTTCGCTTTGGTTAAAATTCTTACCATTAAAATACTCTTACCAATTTATTTTTGTTTGCCAACAACACTGAAGAGGGAAAGTCTTTGAAATTTGACCTGTCACATTATGACATAGCTTATTATGCGAAAAAGAAGGAACAATATGAAAAAGGCCAGGCCTGGAAAATCGAGCCATTTTTTTACGAATTGGACGTAGAAGGAAAAACGGTACTTGATTATGGCAGTGCTGCCGGTAACATGGCAAAAGAGGCGGTCAAAAGAAACGCCAAAGCCGTGGCGGCTTATGATCCAATTTACGATAACCATCCGGAAATCGTCGAATTAATTCATAGCGAAGGAATTGACTTTTTAACAACCGAAAAGCTAAGATCCGTTCATGATAAATTTGACTTGATTTTTTGCAGCGATGTCATTGAGCACGTTACTCCAGAAGAAGTTGATGCCTTTGTTGCTGATTTAGTTAGATTCGCCAACGCTAAATCAATTATTTGTGTAAATTCTCCGGTTAAAATTAATCTCGCTTTCTTAGTGGGTCGCCCGCTGGCATCTGAGACGCAGGGACATATAAACAGAAACCTTTGATTTAATCGACAGGTAAAGTATCAAAAATAGTTCTTGAGTTATTTCATAAAAATCATTAACTTTAATTATAACAATAAGTTAATGGGTGAATAAATGATAAGAACACAACAACTACAAATGTCCATTTTAGATGGTGCCTTTTCGAGACGCAAAAAACGTTCAAGAAGTGATAAATTACTCAAAAGTATGGACAAATTCATTGACTGGAGGCCTTTGGTAAAAGAATGTGAAGGTATGTTTAAAAAATCAAATAGGGGCCGTCCCACAACGCCTATTGAGCTGTCCTTGAAATGTTTGTTCATTCAATTTCTTTATGGTTTAAGCGAACCGGGCCTTGAAGACGCCCTGATTGACCGGTTGAGTTTTCAGCGATTTCTTGGTATTAGTTTTGATGAAGAAATCCCGGACTTTACGACTATCTGGAAATTTAAGGCTCGGTTGATAAAATACAACCTGTATGATAAGCTTTTCGATGCTATTCTTCATCAACTTGAAAACGCGAATCTGATTCTGAAGAAAGGCACTTTGATAGATGCAACGATTGTTCTGGCTGCGAGGAAACCCAATAAGCAAGAGACCGGCAGCGCTGACAACAAAGAAAATGAAGTCAAAAAAAGAAGTTCCCAAAAAGATTATGATGCCAGCCATACCCAAAAAAACAAGAAAAAATACTATGGTTATAAAGGGCATATTGCCGTAGATGAAGGTTCGAATATCATCAGAAAGAAAGCTTTTACTACAGCGAGTCCGCATGATTCTCAAAAGAGAGAAGAGTTGATTTGTGGAGATGAGGCTTCTGTTTTTGCTGACAAAGCTTATGACAATGATGAGGTAAAGAGAAATTTCAGAAAGGAGGGCATTTATTACGGAATACTTGATAAAGCTAGAAGAGGACGCCCCCTTTCGAAGAGCCAAAAGAAAAGAAACAAAAAGAAAAGCAGGGTTCGAAATGCGGTGGAAAGACCCTTTGCACACTTTAAAAATCTTTATCATTTTTCCTCTGTAAAATATCTGACAACTGAAAGGAACGACC
This genomic stretch from candidate division KSB1 bacterium harbors:
- a CDS encoding class I SAM-dependent methyltransferase: MKFDLSHYDIAYYAKKKEQYEKGQAWKIEPFFYELDVEGKTVLDYGSAAGNMAKEAVKRNAKAVAAYDPIYDNHPEIVELIHSEGIDFLTTEKLRSVHDKFDLIFCSDVIEHVTPEEVDAFVADLVRFANAKSIICVNSPVKINLAFLVGRPLASETQGHINRNL
- a CDS encoding IS5 family transposase translates to MIRTQQLQMSILDGAFSRRKKRSRSDKLLKSMDKFIDWRPLVKECEGMFKKSNRGRPTTPIELSLKCLFIQFLYGLSEPGLEDALIDRLSFQRFLGISFDEEIPDFTTIWKFKARLIKYNLYDKLFDAILHQLENANLILKKGTLIDATIVLAARKPNKQETGSADNKENEVKKRSSQKDYDASHTQKNKKKYYGYKGHIAVDEGSNIIRKKAFTTASPHDSQKREELICGDEASVFADKAYDNDEVKRNFRKEGIYYGILDKARRGRPLSKSQKKRNKKKSRVRNAVERPFAHFKNLYHFSSVKYLTTERNDLHFTFLCMIHNVRRGIALCAT